From the Lathyrus oleraceus cultivar Zhongwan6 chromosome 4, CAAS_Psat_ZW6_1.0, whole genome shotgun sequence genome, one window contains:
- the LOC127074240 gene encoding putative glycerol-3-phosphate transporter 4: MSRGPPPGIKLFRGKEWSLQTYRYLVLLITFIAYVCYHASRKPTGIVKSVLCPDAIKKAKYSGWAPFNGPNGVSKLGEIDVAFLACYSLGMYVAGHLGDSLDLRLFLTMGMIGSGIFVGLFGMGYFMNVHEFWFYLLMQMIAGLFQATGWPSVVAVIGNWFGKRKRGLIMGIWNAHTSVGNISGSLLAASVLDYGWGWSFVLLGLLIMFGGFVVFLFLPAYPEDVGFCYIHGDEEEQRVKTVGGDVVEGEGERERENQRSGDGSDGRDGRDGRGRSIGLYEACMIPGVITFAMCLFFAKLVAYTFLYWLPFYLTQTEIGGKYMSVKSAGNLSTLFDVGGIFGGILAGYMSDKLSARAITAASFMYAAIPAMLLYRTYGSVSLHANIGFMMLSGLLVNGPYSLITTAVSADLGTHKSLKGDSRALATVTAIIDGTGSVGAAIGPLLTGFLSTRGWDEVFIMLVLGAFVAGLLLSPLILAEIAEKTGKTRPNGQQTPRDTASQPLLQEER, from the exons ATGTCAAGAGGACCTCCACCAGGTATAAAACTATTCAGAGGCAAAGAATGGAGTCTTCAAACGTACCGTTACTTAGTTTTACTCATAACGTTCATCGCCTACGTTTGTTACCACGCTTCACGAAAACCAACCGGAATCGTCAAAAGCGTTTTATGTCCCGACGCAATTAAAAAAGCGAAATATTCAGGGTGGGCTCCGTTTAACGGACCCAACGGTGTTTCCAAATTGGGAGAAATCGATGTAGCGTTCTTAGCTTGTTATTCTTTAGGGATGTATGTTGCAGGACATTTAGGTGATTCTCTTGATCTTCGTTTGTTTCTTACCATGGGAATGATTGGAAGTGGGATTTTTGTTGGTTTATTTGGGATGGGTTATTTTATGAATGTTCATGAGTTTTGGTTTTATTTATTGATGCAAATGATTGCTGGGTTGTTTCAAGCGACGGGTTGGCCTTCTGTTGTTGCGGTTATTGGGAACTGGTTTGGGAAGAGGAAGAGGGGGCTTATAATGGGGATTTGGAATGCGCATACTTCGGTTGGGAATATTAGTGGTTCACTTCTTGCTGCGAGTGTTTTGGATTATGGTTGGGGTTGGTCTTTTGTTTTGCTTGGTTTGTTGATTATGTTTGGTGGGTTTGTTGTTTTTCTGTTCTTGCCGGCTTATCCTGAGGACGTTGGGTTTTGTTATATTCACGGGGATGAAGAGGAGCAGAGGGTTAAAACGGTTGGTGGTGATGTGGTTGAAGGGGAGggagagagggagagagagaaTCAGAGGTCTGGTGATGGGAGTGATGGGAGAGATGGGAGAGATGGGAGAGGGAGGAGTATTGGACTTTATGAAGCTTGTATGATACCTGGTGTTATTACTTTTGCTATGTGTCTTTTCTTTGCTAAGCTTGTGGCTTATACATTTCTCTATTGGTTGCCCTTTTACTTGACTCAGACAG AAATCGGCGGGAAGTATATGTCTGTTAAATCGGCCGGAAACCTTTCAACCTTATTCGATGTGGGGGGTATTTTTGGGGGAATACTTGCTGGTTACATGTCTGATAAACTCAGTGCCCGTGCTATAACCGCAGCCAGCTTCATGTATGCAGCAATTCCTGCTATGCTTTTATACCGAACATATGGAAGTGTTTCTCTGCATGCCAACATTGGATTTATGATGCTGAGCGGATTATTAGTAAATGGGCCCTATTCACTTATCACTACTGCTGTCTCTGCCGACTTGGGTACACATAAATCACTCAAAGGTGATTCTCGTGCTCTGGCCACGGTGACTGCTATCATAGATGGTACTGGATCTGTTGGTGCAGCTATCGGCCCTCTTCTTACCGGGTTCCTGTCAACAAGGGGATGGGATGAAGTTTTCATAATGCTAGTTCTGGGTGCATTTGTTGCTGGCCTTCTCCTGTCGCCTTTGATCTTAGCTGAAATCGCAGAGAAAACTGGCAAAACTAGGCCCAATGGACAACAAACTCCTAGAG ACACCGCATCTCAACCACTTCTGCAAGAAGAAAGGTGA
- the LOC127074239 gene encoding GTP-binding protein YPTM2, translating to MNPEYDYLFKLLLIGDSGVGKSCLLLRFADDSYLDSYISTIGVDFKIRTVEQDGKTIKLQIWDTAGQERFRTITSSYYRGAHGIIVVYDVTDQESFNNVKQWLNEIDRYASENVNKLLVGNKSDLADNKVVSSETAKAFADEIGIPFMETSAKNANNVEQAFMAMAAEIKNRMASQPSNNARPPTVQIRGQPVNQKSGCCSS from the exons ATGAATCCTGAATA TGATTATTTGTTCAAGCTTTTGTTGATTGGAGATTCTGGTGTGGGCAAGTCATGTCTCCTCCTGAGGTTTGCT GATGATTCATACCTTGACAGCTATATCAGTACCATTGGAGTGGACTTT AAAATACGCACTGTTGAGCAAGACGGGAAGACCATTAAACTTCAAATT TGGGACACTGCTGGTCAAGAACGTTTCCGTACTATCACTAGCAGCTACTACCGTGGGGCTCATGGCATAATT GTTGTTTATGATGTCACTGACCAAGAGAGCTTCAACAATGTTAAGCAGTGGCTGAATGAAATCGACCGCTATGCAAGTGAAAACGTTAACAAGCTTCTAGTTGGAAACAAGAGTGATCTAGCGGATAATAAAGTTGTGTCCTCTGAAACAGCAAAG GCATTTGCAGATGAAATTGGAATTCCTTTCATGGAAACTAGTGCTAAAAATGCCAACAATGTGGAACAGGCTTTCATGGCCATGGCTGCTGAAATAAAAAACAG AATGGCTAGTCAACCATCAAACAATGCCAGGCCTCCAACAGTTCAAATTCGAGGACAGCCAGTGAACCAGAAGTCTGGTTGCTGCTCGTCTTAG